From Rubidibacter lacunae KORDI 51-2, one genomic window encodes:
- a CDS encoding DUF58 domain-containing protein, whose amino-acid sequence MNQIGAHEIQAAIDARKEKRKPPVAIPARRFYFLTASWIAIGPLVALLFGLQTGIVMTLVFNTIVCGLAYWDAWQAQSHAVRIARTPLEHLSVGRDNLVELTVEAGDRFAPVRIRDGYPHEFAVSTPEFQLRIEAHRMQTLVYSVKPHRRGEFTWTDIRMRQLGPLGLAWRDWSIPAQQTVSVYPDLLALRSLSIRLALDSTGTLRRRRLGTGTEFAELREYRRGDDTRAIDWKATARRSRPIVRVLEPEKEQTLIVLIDSGRLMTARVEGLQRFDWAVNSALALAMAAIHRGDRVGIGAFARDVTTWIPPERGQPHLNQLIEKIAPLQPVRHEPDYFSAISRLVTQQHRRALVVLLTDIVDRIASAELLTAMLCLVPRYLPFCVALRDPQIDAIAAQPTLDTTAACERAVALDLIAQRQTAFAPLRQKGVSILDEPASRISDRLVESYLQLKAKSLL is encoded by the coding sequence ATGAACCAAATTGGAGCTCACGAAATTCAAGCGGCAATCGATGCCCGCAAGGAGAAACGCAAACCGCCTGTCGCAATTCCGGCACGGCGCTTCTACTTTCTCACTGCAAGCTGGATTGCGATCGGACCGTTGGTGGCACTTCTCTTCGGGCTGCAAACCGGTATTGTCATGACGCTGGTCTTCAACACGATCGTTTGCGGCTTGGCATATTGGGACGCGTGGCAAGCCCAGAGCCATGCCGTCCGCATTGCTCGCACGCCATTAGAGCACCTGTCGGTCGGTCGCGACAACTTGGTGGAGCTGACTGTAGAAGCCGGCGATCGCTTCGCGCCCGTTCGCATCCGCGACGGCTACCCGCACGAATTTGCCGTTTCGACGCCGGAGTTTCAGCTCCGCATCGAGGCACACCGGATGCAAACCCTGGTCTATTCGGTAAAACCACACCGTCGCGGCGAATTCACCTGGACCGACATCCGCATGCGCCAGCTCGGACCCTTGGGCTTGGCCTGGCGCGACTGGAGCATACCCGCCCAGCAAACTGTCTCCGTTTATCCCGATTTACTAGCACTGCGATCGCTCTCGATTCGCCTCGCCTTAGATAGCACGGGAACCCTGCGCCGCCGCCGGTTGGGCACCGGAACCGAGTTCGCCGAGCTGCGCGAATATCGACGCGGCGACGACACGCGCGCGATCGACTGGAAAGCCACAGCCCGCCGCAGCCGCCCGATCGTCCGCGTGCTGGAGCCGGAAAAAGAGCAAACGCTGATCGTGTTGATCGACAGCGGCCGCTTGATGACCGCGCGCGTTGAAGGGTTGCAGCGCTTTGACTGGGCGGTCAACTCGGCCCTAGCCCTAGCAATGGCGGCAATTCACCGAGGCGATCGCGTTGGCATCGGGGCATTTGCTCGCGACGTTACTACCTGGATCCCGCCCGAACGCGGTCAGCCGCATCTCAACCAGCTCATCGAGAAGATCGCACCTCTCCAGCCAGTCCGTCACGAACCCGACTATTTCAGCGCGATCTCGCGTTTGGTTACCCAGCAGCACCGCCGTGCCCTCGTTGTCTTGCTCACTGACATTGTCGATCGCATTGCTTCGGCTGAGTTGCTGACAGCGATGTTGTGCTTGGTGCCCCGCTACCTGCCGTTCTGCGTTGCCCTGCGCGACCCGCAAATCGACGCGATCGCTGCCCAGCCCACGCTCGATACTACGGCTGCCTGCGAGCGCGCCGTTGCCCTCGACCTTATCGCCCAACGGCAAACGGCGTTCGCACCGCTGCGTCAAAAAGGAGTCTCGATCTTGGATGAGCCAGCCAGCCGCATCAGCGATCGCCTCGTAGAAAGCTACCTACAACTAAAAGCGAAGAGTCTGTTGTAG
- a CDS encoding AAA family ATPase, with protein MILSTTPNALFQDLAAALNCVVVGQSKLVRQLLVALLGGGHIIIEGVPGTGKTLLVKVLARLVRAQFRRVQLTPDVLPSDILGTNVFDLNSRSFTLKRGPVFTEILLADEINRTPPKTQSALLEAMEEQQVTLDGETLPLPELFLTIATQNPLEFEGTYPLPEAQLDRFLFELRVDYPDLDAEKQMLLNVQSGFRSKRPDLANIEPIATVEHILEARQHASAVLVADNILDYLLALVRKTRQQSDLALGASPRAAVAWLQASKAHAWLDGREFVTPDDIKAIAPPLLRHRLILRPDAQLDGANVEGAIAAILKQVPVPRE; from the coding sequence ATGATTCTTAGCACGACTCCCAACGCGTTATTTCAAGACCTTGCCGCTGCCCTCAACTGCGTTGTCGTTGGGCAAAGCAAACTGGTGCGCCAACTCCTCGTCGCCTTGCTCGGCGGCGGTCATATCATCATCGAAGGCGTTCCCGGCACGGGAAAAACGCTGCTGGTAAAAGTGCTCGCGCGTTTGGTTCGGGCACAGTTCAGGCGGGTACAGCTCACTCCAGACGTGTTGCCCTCGGATATTCTGGGCACCAATGTGTTCGACTTAAACAGCCGCAGCTTTACCCTCAAGCGCGGTCCGGTCTTTACTGAGATTCTGTTAGCCGACGAGATCAACCGCACGCCCCCGAAAACCCAGTCGGCGCTTTTGGAAGCGATGGAGGAGCAGCAGGTGACGCTTGACGGCGAGACCCTGCCGCTACCGGAGTTATTTTTGACGATCGCGACCCAAAATCCGCTGGAATTTGAAGGCACCTATCCGCTGCCGGAAGCGCAGCTAGACCGCTTTTTGTTCGAGCTCCGCGTCGACTATCCCGACCTCGATGCCGAAAAGCAGATGTTATTAAACGTCCAGTCCGGGTTTCGCAGCAAGCGCCCGGATCTCGCAAACATCGAGCCGATAGCGACCGTCGAGCACATCCTAGAAGCACGCCAGCACGCCAGCGCTGTCCTAGTTGCCGATAACATCCTCGATTATTTGCTCGCGCTCGTACGCAAAACCCGCCAGCAGTCCGATTTAGCGCTGGGTGCGTCGCCGCGGGCTGCGGTTGCCTGGTTGCAGGCCAGCAAGGCGCATGCGTGGCTGGACGGACGCGAGTTCGTCACGCCCGATGACATCAAGGCGATCGCCCCGCCACTCTTGCGCCACCGGCTGATCCTGCGCCCCGATGCCCAACTCGACGGCGCAAACGTCGAAGGCGCGATCGCGGCCATCCTCAAGCAAGTGCCCGTCCCGCGAGAGTAA
- a CDS encoding DUF4350 domain-containing protein, which translates to MSQSRQRLWTIGAILLGAMLLGVLLFAPASRPNSGSTYNSNPDGYAAWYAFMQERGYPIQRWQRPPHDIEALNAPATFVRVHPELPPDMRVPADMQSECGPGSFQSWVEDGNTLVVLGMRQPPTTAPFDTLQDSPVGEVRIQTTRRLDPAAQGTEVEPIVSDRYGMTVWERALGDGRAICVITPHLAANAYQDYPNNFALLARLAGADAGRPIWVDEYIHGYKDAVTATVERQENVFDYLSSTPLFVAFLQIVIVLIIFLSAANRRFGPAIALRPPETNNSQAYISALAGAIYKAERYEFATDLIGKAERLKLQQALGLGTVPLSDRELRAAWVQCGGSEEELKLALRGERRRRPSETELLDWLQHWQAIHRAEDSR; encoded by the coding sequence ATGAGCCAATCCCGACAGCGACTATGGACCATTGGCGCGATCCTGCTCGGAGCCATGCTCTTGGGGGTTCTCTTATTTGCTCCGGCCAGCCGCCCCAACAGCGGCTCGACTTACAACAGCAACCCCGACGGCTACGCTGCCTGGTATGCCTTCATGCAAGAGCGAGGCTACCCGATCCAACGCTGGCAGCGCCCCCCTCACGATATCGAGGCGCTGAATGCGCCGGCAACGTTTGTGCGCGTGCACCCAGAACTTCCCCCAGACATGCGCGTCCCCGCAGACATGCAATCGGAGTGCGGTCCGGGCTCTTTCCAGAGCTGGGTAGAAGACGGCAACACCCTGGTCGTCCTCGGCATGCGACAACCACCGACGACTGCCCCCTTCGATACGCTTCAGGACAGCCCGGTTGGTGAAGTCAGAATCCAGACTACGCGACGCCTCGATCCCGCTGCCCAAGGGACGGAGGTCGAGCCAATCGTCAGCGATCGCTACGGCATGACGGTCTGGGAACGCGCGCTCGGCGACGGGCGCGCCATTTGTGTCATCACGCCCCACCTTGCTGCCAACGCCTACCAAGATTACCCCAACAATTTCGCCCTGCTCGCTCGCCTCGCCGGGGCCGATGCAGGCCGGCCGATCTGGGTTGACGAATATATCCACGGTTACAAAGATGCCGTCACCGCTACCGTCGAGCGCCAGGAGAACGTCTTTGACTATCTGAGCAGCACGCCGCTGTTCGTTGCCTTCCTCCAAATCGTTATCGTCCTTATTATTTTCCTGAGCGCGGCTAACCGTCGTTTCGGACCCGCGATCGCGCTGCGCCCGCCCGAAACGAACAACAGCCAGGCCTATATCAGCGCTCTAGCTGGGGCTATCTACAAGGCCGAGCGTTACGAATTTGCGACGGATCTTATTGGAAAAGCCGAACGCCTGAAGTTACAGCAGGCACTCGGTCTCGGGACCGTTCCTCTCAGCGATCGCGAGTTGCGCGCTGCCTGGGTGCAGTGCGGCGGCAGCGAAGAGGAACTCAAGCTCGCGCTCAGAGGCGAGCGTCGCCGTCGCCCGAGCGAAACCGAGCTGCTCGACTGGCTCCAGCACTGGCAGGCAATCCACCGAGCTGAAGATTCGCGGTAA
- a CDS encoding DUF4129 domain-containing protein: protein MAAEEFARDGLGWRARLLSQKLSEWLELQSTDIPVPPVPKWRGSEWFDNLGRVIFWILFVALIAWGLWQLWKLLRPYLRDHGRVSVSDRPPTDIVDLPASLWMQRAGSAALRGNYRQGIFCLYRATLQQLDSNGIIYQESSRTDGEYLQLLRGLPHARAYRTLFVAHQQLCFSRAEADSELYNRCLQAFQELS from the coding sequence GTGGCAGCAGAGGAGTTTGCCAGAGACGGACTTGGTTGGCGAGCGCGGCTGCTGAGCCAAAAACTCTCCGAATGGTTGGAGCTTCAGTCTACCGACATCCCCGTACCCCCGGTTCCCAAATGGAGAGGGAGCGAGTGGTTCGACAACCTGGGCCGCGTCATTTTTTGGATCCTGTTCGTCGCGCTGATTGCCTGGGGACTCTGGCAGCTCTGGAAACTGTTGCGCCCATACCTTCGCGACCACGGTCGAGTGTCCGTTAGCGATCGCCCCCCGACCGACATTGTCGACCTGCCCGCCTCTTTGTGGATGCAGCGTGCGGGGTCGGCAGCTCTACGCGGTAATTACCGACAAGGTATCTTCTGTCTGTATCGCGCCACCCTACAGCAGCTCGACAGCAACGGCATCATTTACCAAGAGAGCAGCCGCACCGACGGCGAGTACCTGCAACTCTTGCGGGGCTTGCCGCACGCGCGGGCCTATCGAACGCTGTTCGTGGCACATCAGCAGCTATGCTTTAGTCGTGCCGAAGCCGACTCGGAACTGTACAACCGCTGCTTGCAAGCATTCCAGGAGCTGTCATGA
- a CDS encoding TMEM14 family protein: MIVGSIAALVYGALALAGGVMGYKQAGSKASLISGIISGALLVLGGVLTLLGQAWGLLLAAIVAGLLIVVFVARLAKTRKLMPAAPMIVLGAVSLAVLVNQISNS; this comes from the coding sequence ATGATCGTAGGGAGCATAGCGGCACTGGTTTATGGCGCGCTCGCACTTGCGGGCGGTGTCATGGGCTACAAACAAGCTGGTAGTAAAGCATCGCTGATCTCCGGCATTATCAGCGGGGCGCTCCTCGTCCTCGGCGGTGTTTTGACATTGCTAGGGCAGGCGTGGGGACTGCTGCTAGCCGCGATCGTTGCAGGCTTGTTGATCGTCGTTTTCGTCGCGCGCCTCGCGAAAACGCGCAAGCTCATGCCCGCTGCACCGATGATCGTTCTCGGAGCGGTGTCACTTGCCGTCCTCGTCAATCAGATTTCCAACTCCTAG
- the raf1 gene encoding RuBisCO accumulation factor 1 has translation MEPNPNPIAPESGAPLSEDTAQELLQALRHKQGGWLDWGRLLQQLHKGGRAPQTIFEETGFEPIHQNQLAVAAQVFSTLDPLSDATRSRLLRDGSEIVYELRQLDRERRAGAAEAIVTKQLDILGAREVVKAVKDFSRRSHLPTGFTDTPGDAVAFQYWQSARGKKTCRTDRERSRGGFSLPNPLARASRSKNFSATSPSSRVAARRSCRFTA, from the coding sequence ATGGAGCCGAACCCGAATCCGATTGCCCCAGAGTCCGGCGCACCGCTATCGGAGGACACCGCGCAAGAATTGCTGCAAGCTTTACGACACAAGCAAGGCGGCTGGCTCGACTGGGGACGATTGCTCCAGCAATTGCACAAAGGCGGTCGCGCACCCCAAACCATTTTTGAAGAAACTGGCTTCGAACCGATCCACCAAAACCAACTGGCTGTTGCCGCCCAAGTCTTCTCCACCCTCGACCCCCTGAGCGACGCCACGCGATCGCGGTTGCTCCGAGACGGGAGCGAAATTGTCTACGAACTGCGCCAGCTGGATCGCGAACGTCGCGCGGGTGCTGCCGAGGCGATCGTTACCAAGCAGCTCGATATTCTGGGCGCGCGCGAAGTCGTCAAAGCCGTCAAAGATTTCTCGCGGCGATCGCACCTGCCGACGGGCTTCACCGATACCCCCGGCGATGCGGTGGCCTTCCAGTACTGGCAGTCGGCGCGCGGCAAAAAAACCTGCAGGACCGATCGCGAGCGATCGCGCGGGGGCTTCAGTTTGCCGAATCCATTGGCGCGCGCGAGCAGATCGAAAAACTTCTCAGCGACTTCACCGTCGTCCCGAGTCGCCGCGCGCCGATCCTGCCGCTTTACCGCATAG
- a CDS encoding RuBisCO accumulation factor 1: MPVVNLGDDPAGVEACPRLEPTGPFGIAAIAGGRWVALPGWKSLLNAVAPLAVACTSEELPEPPPGRSEPVLVVVDRAGTNWSPDGYFLCEREGALDLQWFEVAPEIALLGRVLFVLRPKRIIDEDAIATTWDLDE; this comes from the coding sequence ATGCCGGTGGTGAATCTCGGTGACGATCCTGCCGGTGTAGAAGCCTGTCCGCGCCTGGAGCCAACCGGACCGTTCGGCATTGCAGCGATCGCGGGCGGTCGGTGGGTAGCGCTACCGGGGTGGAAATCCCTCCTAAACGCCGTGGCGCCGCTGGCCGTTGCCTGCACCAGCGAGGAGTTACCCGAACCGCCACCGGGTCGGTCCGAACCGGTTCTTGTCGTCGTCGATCGGGCCGGGACCAACTGGTCGCCGGACGGTTACTTCCTCTGCGAACGCGAGGGGGCTCTGGACCTGCAGTGGTTTGAGGTCGCTCCAGAAATCGCACTCCTCGGTCGCGTACTATTCGTGTTGCGTCCGAAGCGCATCATCGACGAGGACGCGATCGCCACTACTTGGGATCTCGACGAGTAG
- the tgt gene encoding tRNA guanosine(34) transglycosylase Tgt — MGEQTRSQFEFECLATCSVTGARAGRFFTPHGIVDTPRFMPVGTLADVKGVTPAQLADCQAQMVLANTYHLHLQPGEAIVEQAGGLHAFMGWSGPMLTDSGGFQVFSLSELRQVSERGVVFRSPRDGDIIDLTPERAIAIQNILGADVIMAFDECPPYPAERAAVEAATARTYRWLERCMTAHERTDQALFGIVQGGVHLDLRTQAARELVALDLPGYAIGGVSVGEPVEAMHAIVRATAPLLPADRPRYLMGVGTYREMAIAIAAGVDLFDCVIPTRLGRHGTALVRSGERLNLKNAQFREDFTPLDPLCECYTCQTFSRGYLHHLVRSREILAATLLSIHNITELIRFTRSIRAAIFGDRFARDFSRFLN; from the coding sequence TTGGGAGAACAAACGCGATCGCAATTCGAGTTCGAGTGTCTGGCAACGTGCAGCGTCACGGGAGCGCGGGCGGGACGCTTCTTCACTCCCCACGGCATCGTCGATACGCCGCGTTTCATGCCGGTAGGCACCTTAGCCGACGTCAAGGGCGTGACACCGGCGCAGCTAGCGGACTGCCAGGCGCAGATGGTGCTGGCAAACACCTATCACCTTCACTTGCAGCCGGGCGAGGCGATCGTCGAGCAGGCAGGTGGATTGCACGCGTTCATGGGCTGGTCGGGCCCGATGCTGACAGATTCCGGTGGCTTCCAGGTGTTCAGCCTCAGCGAACTGCGTCAGGTATCCGAGCGGGGCGTGGTTTTTCGATCGCCGCGCGACGGCGACATCATCGACCTGACGCCAGAACGGGCGATAGCGATTCAGAATATTCTGGGTGCTGATGTCATCATGGCCTTCGACGAATGCCCGCCGTATCCTGCCGAGCGCGCAGCCGTGGAAGCGGCAACGGCACGCACCTATCGCTGGCTGGAGCGTTGCATGACGGCGCACGAGCGCACGGACCAAGCGCTATTCGGCATCGTGCAAGGTGGAGTGCATCTCGATCTGCGCACGCAAGCGGCGCGGGAGTTGGTGGCGTTGGATCTCCCCGGCTACGCAATCGGCGGGGTCAGCGTGGGCGAGCCGGTGGAGGCAATGCACGCGATCGTGCGGGCGACAGCACCGCTACTCCCGGCAGATCGGCCGCGCTATCTGATGGGTGTTGGCACTTATCGCGAGATGGCTATTGCGATCGCGGCCGGCGTAGACTTGTTCGATTGCGTGATCCCAACAAGATTGGGGCGACACGGCACGGCATTGGTGCGGAGCGGAGAGCGCTTGAACCTCAAGAACGCTCAGTTCCGTGAGGACTTCACACCACTGGACCCGCTGTGCGAGTGCTACACCTGCCAAACGTTCAGCCGCGGATATCTCCATCATCTCGTGCGATCGCGCGAGATCCTGGCCGCCACGCTACTGTCGATCCATAACATTACCGAGCTAATCCGCTTCACGCGCAGCATCCGGGCGGCAATTTTCGGCGATCGGTTTGCCAGGGACTTTTCACGCTTCCTAAACTAG
- the cobS gene encoding adenosylcobinamide-GDP ribazoletransferase has translation MRSITQSVFRRAQSITQSLLGAVAFYTAIPLPACWGLDFQRVARWAALVGVAIGGILGAIDLLLAWSGMPALTRSALVVVLWVWMTGGLHLDGAIDTADGLAVLDPQRRLTVMRDSVVGAFGAIAGAAILVLKTAALSEISTSRWLCLMAAASWSRWGQVAAIAFYPYLHREGTGRFHKDGLQLPQDLLLGLAVALAVSGAAGWLGFAIASGGAATALISGAWLYRCLGGHTGDTYGAVVEWTEVMVLCWLTCWFG, from the coding sequence ATGAGGTCGATAACCCAATCCGTATTTAGGCGAGCACAATCTATAACTCAGTCCCTCCTGGGCGCCGTTGCATTTTATACGGCGATCCCGCTACCCGCTTGCTGGGGGCTGGACTTCCAGCGCGTGGCGCGATGGGCGGCGCTCGTGGGGGTCGCGATCGGGGGAATACTCGGAGCAATCGACTTGCTGTTGGCTTGGAGCGGAATGCCGGCGCTGACCCGCAGTGCACTGGTGGTGGTGCTCTGGGTCTGGATGACCGGCGGACTGCACCTCGACGGCGCGATCGATACGGCGGACGGTCTGGCCGTTCTCGACCCGCAGCGACGCTTGACGGTCATGCGCGATAGCGTCGTTGGGGCGTTTGGCGCGATCGCTGGTGCGGCGATTCTCGTGCTCAAAACCGCCGCTCTCAGCGAAATTTCCACGTCGCGATGGCTGTGTCTGATGGCTGCGGCCAGCTGGTCCCGTTGGGGTCAAGTGGCGGCGATCGCCTTCTATCCCTATCTGCACCGAGAAGGGACCGGCCGCTTCCATAAGGACGGGCTGCAGTTGCCGCAAGATCTGCTTCTCGGTCTGGCAGTCGCCCTGGCCGTAAGCGGCGCAGCTGGCTGGCTTGGCTTCGCAATTGCCTCGGGTGGCGCGGCGACTGCATTAATCAGCGGCGCATGGCTGTACCGGTGCCTGGGCGGTCACACGGGCGATACCTATGGTGCCGTTGTGGAGTGGACCGAGGTGATGGTGCTATGTTGGTTGACCTGTTGGTTTGGATGA
- a CDS encoding TIGR03943 family putative permease subunit gives MTRSAGRKPNRQPRSKRARRHRYGWFDLLPCLEIAALWAWGSLFLKYWLSGQLRLLIHPNYIWLVVLTGILLLLVAWLKLSQFIARKSLARVENGNSAAEMSPLSSIPQNWSVGILLVTAALGLVLPPTVLASRMALQRGVSESLPLTRTQPQSFRASIQPEERSLVDWVRTFDAYPEPDAYLGQPVRIEGFVIHVPELPEDYLLLARFLVTCCAVDAYPVALPVKIDGSRQAYPPDTWLEVIGEMSVDTLPSLAVGSRAQRDRRQAIVAAHSLETIPTPDDPYNFER, from the coding sequence ATGACGCGTTCGGCCGGCCGAAAACCCAATCGACAACCGCGGAGTAAGCGGGCGCGCCGCCATCGCTACGGATGGTTCGACCTTTTGCCGTGCCTGGAAATTGCAGCACTATGGGCGTGGGGCTCTCTATTTCTCAAGTATTGGCTGAGCGGTCAGTTGCGCTTGCTTATCCATCCGAATTACATCTGGCTGGTAGTCCTGACAGGCATTCTGCTGTTACTCGTTGCTTGGCTCAAACTATCGCAGTTCATCGCTCGGAAGTCTCTTGCGCGAGTTGAGAACGGCAACAGCGCCGCCGAGATGTCCCCTCTGAGCTCGATCCCGCAGAATTGGAGCGTTGGCATTTTGCTCGTGACAGCGGCACTCGGGTTGGTCCTACCCCCAACCGTGCTCGCCAGTCGGATGGCGCTGCAGCGGGGAGTCAGTGAATCGCTACCGCTGACGCGAACGCAGCCTCAGTCCTTCCGCGCCAGCATCCAGCCCGAGGAGCGCTCGCTCGTCGATTGGGTTCGCACGTTCGATGCCTATCCCGAGCCTGATGCCTACCTCGGCCAGCCCGTCCGCATCGAAGGTTTTGTCATCCACGTGCCTGAGTTACCAGAGGACTACCTCTTGCTCGCGCGCTTTTTGGTAACCTGCTGCGCCGTGGATGCTTATCCGGTTGCCCTACCCGTGAAGATAGACGGATCGCGTCAAGCTTACCCGCCCGACACCTGGCTTGAAGTCATCGGCGAAATGTCCGTGGACACCCTGCCCTCCCTCGCTGTCGGCTCCAGAGCGCAACGCGATCGCCGTCAAGCGATTGTTGCAGCCCATTCCTTAGAAACCATCCCGACGCCAGACGATCCTTACAACTTCGAGCGTTAA
- a CDS encoding class I SAM-dependent methyltransferase, with protein sequence MEEAMPVDRCGNCLPWLTYPAIAFLSKRIQRDMAVFEYGSGNSTFWWSQRVARVVACEHDAKWYTSMKERVPSNVDYRHYEREDGKYSRAILEYHREFDVVVIDGRDRVACAKNSLGALREDGAIVWDNSDRERYREGYSYLLEHGFKRLDFEGHGPNETRRWCTSIFYRSNNCFCI encoded by the coding sequence ATGGAGGAAGCGATGCCGGTCGATCGCTGTGGCAATTGTTTGCCGTGGCTTACCTATCCGGCAATTGCCTTCTTGAGCAAGAGGATACAACGGGATATGGCTGTATTTGAATACGGGAGTGGCAACTCAACGTTTTGGTGGAGCCAACGAGTCGCTCGTGTTGTTGCCTGCGAGCACGATGCCAAGTGGTATACCTCGATGAAGGAGCGCGTCCCATCAAACGTGGACTATCGCCATTACGAGCGTGAAGATGGGAAGTACAGTCGGGCTATCCTCGAATATCATCGCGAGTTCGATGTCGTGGTTATTGACGGCAGAGACCGTGTCGCCTGTGCCAAGAATTCACTCGGAGCGTTGCGCGAAGATGGCGCAATTGTCTGGGATAACAGCGATCGCGAACGTTATCGAGAGGGGTACTCTTACCTCCTCGAGCATGGTTTCAAAAGGCTGGACTTTGAAGGACACGGACCAAACGAGACTCGCCGATGGTGTACTTCGATCTTCTATCGCAGTAATAACTGCTTTTGTATATAA